A genomic stretch from Fodinibius salinus includes:
- the tsaE gene encoding tRNA (adenosine(37)-N6)-threonylcarbamoyltransferase complex ATPase subunit type 1 TsaE encodes MEEQVEITNSPEQTVELGTTLAANFEAGDIICLKGPLGAGKTHFVKGLADGLGISPEEVQSPTYTLIHEHEGKLPLYHFDCYRMDSPREALEIGAEEYFYGSGICVIEWPERIASLIPAEATWVTIEEIDRKTRKFVIAQKGS; translated from the coding sequence ATGGAGGAGCAGGTAGAAATAACGAACAGCCCAGAACAGACGGTTGAGTTGGGGACAACGCTTGCGGCTAACTTCGAAGCGGGTGATATTATTTGTCTGAAAGGACCTTTAGGGGCCGGCAAAACTCATTTTGTCAAAGGTTTAGCCGATGGTTTAGGTATAAGTCCCGAAGAAGTACAGTCGCCTACCTACACACTGATCCATGAGCATGAGGGCAAGTTGCCGTTGTATCATTTTGATTGTTATCGCATGGATTCGCCCCGTGAAGCGCTCGAAATCGGGGCTGAAGAATATTTTTATGGATCAGGTATTTGTGTGATTGAATGGCCGGAACGTATTGCTTCACTTATTCCTGCCGAGGCCACGTGGGTTACTATTGAAGAAATTGACAGGAAGACCCGAAAATTTGTCATTGCGCAAAAGGGGTCGTAA